The DNA region AAAGTTGTCCCTTTATTACCAAAATCAATACTTTATACAAAATCAAATGTGTGGGGTAAAAATCGAGATCTACCTCAAATGCCAAAAAACAGTTTTAAAGAACTTTATAAAAAAGGGATTGAAGATGACAAGTAAAGAACAAATATTAGCTTCAATTAGAGAAGATAGAGTAGTTGTAGATACAAACCTTCCATCTTATGATAATTTTGGAATGAAATTTGAAAATAAATTTGAGCAATATAAAAAGATGTTAGAGAGTGTTGGTGGAAATACTCTATGTATAAAAAAAGAACAATTAGATGAAACAATAATGAATCTTTATCCAGATGCAAAAATTATTACTTCAAATGTAAAAGACTTTACAAAAGTAACATTTGATGCAAATGCACAAGATGATATACACACTTTAAAAGATATAGAGTTGTGTGTTGTTGAAGGAAATTTTGCAGTTGCTGAAAATGGTGCAGTATGGGTAAAAAATAGTAATAATAGACATAGAGGATTATATTTTATTTCTGAAAATATTGTAATAGTTGTTAAAAAAGATGAAATTGTAAATAATATGCATGAAGCTTATGAAAGAATAAGTTTTAATAGTGAAGATGCATATGGAGTATTTATAAGTGGACCTTCAAAAACAGCAGATATTGAACAGTCTTTAGTTATTGGTGCTCATGGTCCAAAATCTGGTTATGTTATTTTTGTAGATTAGTGATATAATAGGTTTATTAAAGGAGAAGTTTGAAAAAAATCTTGATATTAATAAACCTCTTATTTTTTTCTGTTTGTTATGCACAAACATCAACAAAAGAGATTCTTTTACTTCATTCTTACCATAAAGGTTATAAATGGACAGATGAAATTTCATCTGCAATAGAAAAAGAGTTTGCTTCTTATAATAATATAAATCTAACAACAGTCTATATGGATACCAAGAGAGTATCAAATAAAATTTACTATGAAAAACTTTATGAACTTTATAAAGAAGAGTTTAAAACTAGAAAATTTGATGTAATAATAGCAAGTGACAATTCAGCATTAGAGTTTTTAATAGAATATCAAAAAAGGCTTTTTCCTAATATACCTATTTTATTTTGTGGTATAAACTATTTTGATGAATCAATTTTAGAAAAAAATGGTATGAAAAAATATGTTAGTGGAGTATTAGAACAAGTTGATTTAGAAAAGAATTTTGAATTAATTTCTAAAATTCATCCAAAATTAAAAAAATTAATAATTATAAATGATAAGTCAAGAACTGGACTTATTATGAAAGAAGATTTAGAAAAAATATTTCCAAAATATAGAAAAAAATTTAAAATAGAGTATATTGATGATATGAGAATGAATGAACTTAAAAAAGTTGTATCTAAAACAGATAAAAATACAGCTTTATTGTTTGTTCTTTTATTTAAAGATAAAACAGGAAAATTTTTCACTTATAAACAGAGTTTAAAACAGATAAAAAGTTTAGCTCATGTACCTATTTATGGTCTTTGGGATTTTTATTTAAATTATGGAGTGATTGGTGGATTATTAACTTCAGCTCAAGCGCAAGGTGAAGCTGTATCAAAAATGGCGATGAAAGTTTTAAATGGTACTGATATTTCACAAATACCAATATTAAAGAAATCACCAAATAGATATATATTTGATTATAATGAATTAAAAAAGTTTGATATAAATATTGAAAAATATTTAACAAATTACAAAATAATAAATAGACCTTTTTCTTTTTATAGAAAATATAAAATATTAGTTAATATTACAATCATTACAATGGTTATTTTCATAATACTCATAATATTAATGAAAGCTAATATAAATAGAAGAAAAAAACTCCAAAGGGCACTTTCAAATAGATTAGAATTTGATAAAGTTTTACTTGATACTATTCCAAATGCTATATATTATAAAAATGTTGATGGTAAATTTATAGGATGTAATTTAGCCTTTGCAGATTTAATGCAATTACCAAAACATGATATTATTGGAAAAACAGCATTTGAACTTTTTCCTGAAGATATTGCCATAAAAAATACACAAGTAGATGAAAAAATATTAAAAACTTTAGAAACTGATACTTCTGAGATGGCACTTCATTTTAGTAATAAAGAGATTAAATATTTTATTTTGAATAAAGCAGTATATAAAAATATAGATGGACGAATCGGTGGTATTGTTTGTATTATGGATGATATAACAGAAAGAGTACAACAAAAACAGTTTTTAATACAACAAAGTAAATTAGCTGAAATGGGCGATATGGTTGCAGCAATTGCTCACCAATGGAATGAACCTTTAGTTGAATTATCTGCGCAAGTTCAAGATATTCAAACTTCTTATTTGTTAAATGAATTAAAAGATTGTCAAGTAGAAGAGTTTGTTAAAGATTCAATGATTCAAATACAGTATATGTCTAGAACATTAAATGATTTTAGGAACTTCTTAAAACCATCAACTAAAAAAGTTATATTTCTTATAAAAAAAGCACTTGATGAAATAAATGAAATTATAGGAAAACAAGTATTTTATTCAAATATTGATATGCATTTTAATTATATTGATGGTGAAGATTTAGTTATTTATGGATATGAAAATGAATTTAAACAAGTTTTATTAAATCTAATTAACAATGCAAAAAATAAGATTATGGAGAACCAAAGTGAAAAAAGAGGAAATATTATAATAAATATTTCAAAAGAGCAGGAATATAATATTATAGAGATAATTGATGATGGAGGAGAAATAGATGAGAAAATCATCTCATCTATCTTTGAGCCTTATTTTACAACAAAAACTGATGGAACAGGAATAGGGCTTTATATGGCTAAAGTAATAGTCGAAGATAAAATGCACGGTTTTATAAAAGTAAAAAACTTTGAGGGGAATGTTGTTTTTACAATAAAAGTGCCTTATAAAAAGGATTAATATGATGAAAATATTACTTTTAGAAGATAATAAAAAATTAAATGAAACAATAAAAAAAAGATTGATGTTAAAAGGATATAAAGTTGACTCTTTTATTGATGGGAGTGAAGCTTATAATAGTTTAACAGAAGGATATAGCTGTTTTATTTTAGATATTAATGTTCCAAATATAGATGGAATAAAAATATTAAAAAAAATTAGAGAGTTTTATGATGAGGTTCCAATTATTATAATTAGTGCTTCAATAGAGCTTGAAATAATTAAACAATCTTATGAATTTGGATGTAATGATTATTTAAAAAAACCTTTTTTTATTGATGAACTTGAAATAAAAGTGCAAAGACTTTGTAAAATTAGAAATGACTTAATCTATTTTGATGAGAATTGTTATTTTGATTATAAAAGTTCTGTTGTATTTTTAGGTGTTGAAGAGTTAAGACTTACGAAAAAAGAGAGATTATTAATGAATCTTTTTTTGACAAAAAGAAATCAAGTTTTAACATATGATACCATACAAAATTATGTATGGGAAGGAAGCTTTGCTTCTTTAGAATCTATAAGAAGTCTTATTAGACGCCTAAGAAAGGTACTTTCAAATAAATATATTGAAACAGTTGTGGACACTGGATATATCTTTAAAACTACATAAAATTTACATAATAAAGGAAAATTATCATATCATTATCATATCAAATGGTTAAAATTTGAAACAATACATAAAAAGGAGAATGTTATGATATTAAAAAAGACAACGAAATTGTTAGTTGCTTCAGCTTTAGTTGCGGGACTAAGTACAGCAGCATTTGCAAAAGATAGAGTGTATAAGTGGAAATTGGCAACTACTTGGGGTTCAACTTTATCACCTTTTATTGATTCACCAAAAAATATGGCAAAACTTGCAGAAGAGATGTCAAATGGAAGACTTCAAATTAGAGTTGATGCAGCAAATAAACATAAAGCACCATTAGGTATTTTAGATATGGTTAAAGCAGGGCAATATGAGATGGGTCACTCTGCTTCTTATTATTGGAAAGGTAAAGATATTAATCTTTTACCATTTACAACAATGCCTTTTGGTATGACAGCACCTGAACAATATGCATGGTTCTATTATGGTGGTGGAATGGAATTAATGCAAAAAGCATATAAAAAACATAAAGTATTATCTTTCCCTGGTGGAAACTCTGGTAACCAAATGGGTGGTTGGTTCAGAAAAGAGATTAATTCTGTTGAGGATTTAAAGGGATTAAAAATGAGAATTCCTGGATTTGCTGGAGAAGTTTTAGCAAAACTTGGAGTTACTGTTACTAACATTGCTCCTGGTGAATTATATACTTCACTTGAAAGAGGAACAATTGATGCATTAGAGTGGGTAAGTCCATCAATGGATGTAAAAATGGGATTCCATAAAATTGCACCATATTATTATACAGGATGGCATGAACCAGCGACTGAATTACAATTTTTAGTAAATAAAAGAAAATTTGAAAAATTACCAAAAGATTTACAAAAAATCTTAGTTACTGCAATGAGAGTATCTGCATATGATATGTATATTCAAAATTATCATATGAACTCAGAAGCTTGGGCGAATATTGAAAAAGATTTTCCAAATGTTAAAATAAAAACATTTCCTAAAAGTGTAATTAATGCAATGAAAAAAGCAAATGAAGAGTTATTAGTAGAAAAAGCAAAAGAGAGTCCACTTTTAAAAGAAGTATTAAAATCACAAGCTGAATATTTGAAAAAAGTAAGAGAATGGACAAAAATGGCAGATTATAAATATTTAGAAGATAACTTATAATAAATTAAACTTTCTAACAGACTCCTTTTGGAGTTTGTTATATAAATTGAGAGTCTAGTGAATATTTAAGATATTTATTAGACTCTTAAGAGAGAGAAAAAAGAAAGGAAATTATATGCTATTAAAACTAGAGAGAGGTTTTGATAAACTAGCAGATTTTATAGGTGGAATAACAGGTATCGTTTTAGTCCTTATGATATTAAATGTTTTTTATGATGCAATTATGAGGTATCTTTTTAATAGTGGAGATATTGCTTGGCAAGAGATGGAGTGGCATCTATTTTCTGTAGTAATATTATTAGGAGTATCTTATACTTTAAAAGAAGATGGTCATGTAAGGGTTGATTTGATATATGATAATTTATCAGATAAGAAAAAAGCAATGATAAATATGATAGGAGTTATTACTTTTATTTACCCTATATCTTTATTAATTGTATATGGTTCTTATGATTTTGTACATGAATCTTATGCTTTTAATGAAATCTCAGGTGATCCAGGAGGATTAACACATAGATGGATTATAAAATCAATGATTCCAATATCATTTATTCTTTTGATGGTTACTTCAATTGGTTTTTTTATAAAAAATTTAAATACTTATTTAGGTTTACATAATTATGAAGACCATTCATTTTCTCATCAAGCTCATGAATATAAAGAAAAAATTGAAGAAAAATCAAAAGGAAATAAATAATGATAGGTATTATAATGTTTTTTACAGCATTATTTATGCTGTTAATTGGATTTCCCGTTGCTTTTACTTTTGGAGCAGTTTCAGTAGTTTTTGGAATAATTGCAGGAATTGTAGAAATATATAGATATGCAGACCCAGATATGAGTTTAACTTCTATTTTAATAGATGGTTTTTCTGAAGGTATGTTTATGTTTGATTTTATGCCACATAGAATATGGTCTATTATGAATAATACAATTTTAATGGCTGTTCCTATGTTTATATTTATGGGGATTATTTTACAAAAAACAGGTCTTGCTGAGAGATTACTTGAATCTATGGGATTTTTATTTGGTGAAGTAAGAGGTGGAGTTGCAATATCAACTGTATTAGTTGGAACACTTTTGGCTGCTTCAACTGGAGTTGTTGGTGCATCAGTTGTTGCAATGGGTGTTATCTCTTTACCTGTTATGCTTAAATATAAATATAATACAGAACTTGCAACAGGAACAATTTGTGCTTCTGGAACATTAGGACAAATAATTCCTCCTTCAATTGTATTAATTATATTAGGAGATGTTTTTCAAGTTCCTGTTGGGGATCTATTTAAAGCAGCAGTATGGCCAGGATTGATGCTAGTTGCAGCATATATTTTATTTATATTAATTGTATCTTTTGTAAAAAAAGATATGGCTCCTGCAATTCCTGCTGATCCATCAAGAGGTTCAAAATCTAAGCAAGTAGTAAAAGCATTAATTGATATTATTCCATCTTTGACTCTAATTATTTTAGTATTAGGTTCAATTTTTGCAGGTGTTGCAACACCTACTGAATCAGCGGCAGTTGGATGTCTAGGAGCACTTTTATTAAGTATTATGTATAAAACTTTTTCAAATTCTACTGTAAAAGAAGCAGCATTAGAATCTGTAAAAATTACATCAATGGTATTTGCTATATTAATTGGTGCAACAGCATTTTCAATGGTATTTACTTATACAGGTGGAGATCAATTAGTTGAACATTTTATGATGAATTTACCAGGGGATGAAAAATTAGGATTTATTTTATTTACAATGTTAGCAATATTTGTACTTGGATTCTTTATTGATTTTGTTGAGATTTCATACATTATTGTTCCAATATTAGTACCAATTGCAACAAATTTAGATATTAATCCTGTTTGGTTTGCTATACTAATAGCAATGAATTTACAAACATCGTTTTTAACTCCACCTTTTGGATTCTCACTATTTTATTTAAAAGGTGTAGTTCCAGCAACTGTTAGAACGATACAAATATATAAAGGTGTATTGCCATTTATTATTATTCAAATCTTAATATTGGCATTACTTGCACTGTATCCAGAAATTTTTGGAATACAATCAACACTATAATAAAAAGAGAAGAGTTCTTCTCTTTTTTTAAATAGAAATAGATATGAATAAAAAAGAAAATTTAAAACTTATTGAAAATTTAATCTTATTGCAATGTGATAAGATGTTCTGTTTTATTGATGATCCTCAACAAAGAATTTATACTGTACCAAGATTAGAATAGAGTATTATCCTAAATTAAAAAACTATATATAACAATTTTATAAGGATAAACAATGTTACCGCATAAATATCAACAATTTTATAATGATATAATAAAAAAAATACCAGAAAATATTATATTTACTGATGATTTGCATACATTAGCATATGGAACTGATGCTTCTTTTTATAGACTAATTCCAAAGATGGTAATTAGAGTTGAAAATGCTCAACAAGTTAAAGATATTCTTCAATTAGCTTATTTAATGCAAATTAGTGTTACTTTTAGAGCAGCTGGGACTTCCCTTTCAGGTCAAGCAATTAGTGATTCAATATTAATAATTACTTCTAGAAATTGGACTGATTTTAAAGTGGCACCTGATCAAAGTTATGTCTCTTTAGCTCCTTCTTTAACTGGAGCACAAGCAAATAATATATTATCACCATATGGTAAAAAAATAGGTCCTGACCCAGCAAGTATTAATGCAGCCATGATTGGTG from Malaciobacter molluscorum LMG 25693 includes:
- a CDS encoding TRAP transporter small permease subunit, with product MLLKLERGFDKLADFIGGITGIVLVLMILNVFYDAIMRYLFNSGDIAWQEMEWHLFSVVILLGVSYTLKEDGHVRVDLIYDNLSDKKKAMINMIGVITFIYPISLLIVYGSYDFVHESYAFNEISGDPGGLTHRWIIKSMIPISFILLMVTSIGFFIKNLNTYLGLHNYEDHSFSHQAHEYKEKIEEKSKGNK
- a CDS encoding sensor histidine kinase, yielding MKKILILINLLFFSVCYAQTSTKEILLLHSYHKGYKWTDEISSAIEKEFASYNNINLTTVYMDTKRVSNKIYYEKLYELYKEEFKTRKFDVIIASDNSALEFLIEYQKRLFPNIPILFCGINYFDESILEKNGMKKYVSGVLEQVDLEKNFELISKIHPKLKKLIIINDKSRTGLIMKEDLEKIFPKYRKKFKIEYIDDMRMNELKKVVSKTDKNTALLFVLLFKDKTGKFFTYKQSLKQIKSLAHVPIYGLWDFYLNYGVIGGLLTSAQAQGEAVSKMAMKVLNGTDISQIPILKKSPNRYIFDYNELKKFDINIEKYLTNYKIINRPFSFYRKYKILVNITIITMVIFIILIILMKANINRRKKLQRALSNRLEFDKVLLDTIPNAIYYKNVDGKFIGCNLAFADLMQLPKHDIIGKTAFELFPEDIAIKNTQVDEKILKTLETDTSEMALHFSNKEIKYFILNKAVYKNIDGRIGGIVCIMDDITERVQQKQFLIQQSKLAEMGDMVAAIAHQWNEPLVELSAQVQDIQTSYLLNELKDCQVEEFVKDSMIQIQYMSRTLNDFRNFLKPSTKKVIFLIKKALDEINEIIGKQVFYSNIDMHFNYIDGEDLVIYGYENEFKQVLLNLINNAKNKIMENQSEKRGNIIINISKEQEYNIIEIIDDGGEIDEKIISSIFEPYFTTKTDGTGIGLYMAKVIVEDKMHGFIKVKNFEGNVVFTIKVPYKKD
- a CDS encoding LutC/YkgG family protein, with the translated sequence MTSKEQILASIREDRVVVDTNLPSYDNFGMKFENKFEQYKKMLESVGGNTLCIKKEQLDETIMNLYPDAKIITSNVKDFTKVTFDANAQDDIHTLKDIELCVVEGNFAVAENGAVWVKNSNNRHRGLYFISENIVIVVKKDEIVNNMHEAYERISFNSEDAYGVFISGPSKTADIEQSLVIGAHGPKSGYVIFVD
- a CDS encoding TRAP transporter substrate-binding protein — its product is MILKKTTKLLVASALVAGLSTAAFAKDRVYKWKLATTWGSTLSPFIDSPKNMAKLAEEMSNGRLQIRVDAANKHKAPLGILDMVKAGQYEMGHSASYYWKGKDINLLPFTTMPFGMTAPEQYAWFYYGGGMELMQKAYKKHKVLSFPGGNSGNQMGGWFRKEINSVEDLKGLKMRIPGFAGEVLAKLGVTVTNIAPGELYTSLERGTIDALEWVSPSMDVKMGFHKIAPYYYTGWHEPATELQFLVNKRKFEKLPKDLQKILVTAMRVSAYDMYIQNYHMNSEAWANIEKDFPNVKIKTFPKSVINAMKKANEELLVEKAKESPLLKEVLKSQAEYLKKVREWTKMADYKYLEDNL
- a CDS encoding response regulator transcription factor, whose product is MMKILLLEDNKKLNETIKKRLMLKGYKVDSFIDGSEAYNSLTEGYSCFILDINVPNIDGIKILKKIREFYDEVPIIIISASIELEIIKQSYEFGCNDYLKKPFFIDELEIKVQRLCKIRNDLIYFDENCYFDYKSSVVFLGVEELRLTKKERLLMNLFLTKRNQVLTYDTIQNYVWEGSFASLESIRSLIRRLRKVLSNKYIETVVDTGYIFKTT
- a CDS encoding TRAP transporter large permease; this encodes MIGIIMFFTALFMLLIGFPVAFTFGAVSVVFGIIAGIVEIYRYADPDMSLTSILIDGFSEGMFMFDFMPHRIWSIMNNTILMAVPMFIFMGIILQKTGLAERLLESMGFLFGEVRGGVAISTVLVGTLLAASTGVVGASVVAMGVISLPVMLKYKYNTELATGTICASGTLGQIIPPSIVLIILGDVFQVPVGDLFKAAVWPGLMLVAAYILFILIVSFVKKDMAPAIPADPSRGSKSKQVVKALIDIIPSLTLIILVLGSIFAGVATPTESAAVGCLGALLLSIMYKTFSNSTVKEAALESVKITSMVFAILIGATAFSMVFTYTGGDQLVEHFMMNLPGDEKLGFILFTMLAIFVLGFFIDFVEISYIIVPILVPIATNLDINPVWFAILIAMNLQTSFLTPPFGFSLFYLKGVVPATVRTIQIYKGVLPFIIIQILILALLALYPEIFGIQSTL